The Littorina saxatilis isolate snail1 linkage group LG1, US_GU_Lsax_2.0, whole genome shotgun sequence nucleotide sequence ataattattatacataaatatatgtaacgtagtgaaaacaatgctgaatacacatgcatgagtaaatgtgttatttaaAGCTTTGAGAaagcgagagagcgagcgagaaagagagagagaactgattGTTACGAAAACGATCACTGAGTCAATTAGTTTATCCTGAAAACACCATTAAAATTTTCTCCTCATCGGCACATGAAAGGTCCCTCAAAGCaaagactaacacacacacacacacacacacacacacggagacacagacacagacagacagacagacagacagacaaagagtcagacagacagacgcatcAGTCTATATACGCACGCCGAACAGACACCGAGACACACCTATAGTAACGATGAAGATTGCGAAAAGTGCCATTCATTTCACACTCACTCCTCCGGCAGTGGTCCTTTACACCAGCGGATCCAGGCAGATGGCTATTAGTATGCCCATAATCAATACCAGACAAGGCAATGAAACATGAGCAACGATAAAATCCCCTGTGCACCCCAGCTACTGATCTGATAATAGCCACTGGTCAGTTATTGTGGTCAGTGGTGATTGTGTTAGCAATCGTCAATTCTTAGGGGAAAACggtcgcgcgtgtgtgtgtgtgtgtgtgtgtgtgtgtgtgtgtgttcgtgtgtgcgtatattatatatgtgtgtgtgtgtgtgtgtgtgtgtgtgtgtgtgtgttcgtgtgtgcgtgtgtgcgtatatatatatataaatgtatatgtgtgtgtgtgtgtgtgtgtgtgtgtgtgtgtgtgtatgtgtgtgtgtgtgtgtgtgtgtgcgtgcgtgtgaataTATGTTAAAACCTAAATTAAGGGAAAAGAGTCGCAGTATTCAACATGGAAGCAGTGAAAAGTAACAAGTCTATCCATCGGTCTTCAAAACCAGCTCAACTACAATTAGATTTATCGGGAAATCCCGTCCTGTCTAGCTGTTTTAGGTTTCCCTTTTCTTAGAAACTGATTAGaacagaattttttttgttttgtttgtttgtttgcttaaaggaaaagtccaaggtttagggtcacttttgatacGTTGACACTTTTAATTCATTAACCACAATTGtatgtgtaaaaatgaacacagaagcCCCAAAAGTATACTTTGAAACCTTTTTTTGCTGTTCCGAATTGTTCCACcgcgcgcgcagtcttggctcatgacctttTGCACACGTGTATACTACGTCACACACTGCTCGAACAAATATGGCCACTCACAGTATTTACAGCagcgaggaagaggaggagtacGACGGACCACGTTTGAGCCAGGCTATCGTTCTTCCTACCAGTTTGAACCACGGAAGAAAGACGAGGAAAGAAGGCCACAAGACGCTGCTCGTAACAGAGCCAGCATGCAGAATCGGCAACACTGACTGGTATGTGATTACTAATGTTGTCGCTATCTTCTGCATGCTAGATCAAAAGTCATGTGCGTTTTCCACTCATCAGTTCTTGTGCTTCTGTTGGTATGTTAGCATGACAGGATTATGCTAAGCTGAGCTTTTCAAGCGTCTTGTTTTCTTACCACTTGGATATTTTACTTGGGACTGTACAGTTCAGAATAAATGTATCTGCAGTGTTGCCTACACTTGACGATCTCTTTCCCCTCTGGGAATTCTAAGCACGGGTTTTTTTTCCGtttacacaacaaaacatgTTGAGCGTAATGCCATTTTCTCGTACAGAATGACATTGATGTTGATGATATTTTCACTGATTCGTGACAGTAAGACACAGTGTTTCGTTTTAGGTAATGCATGGAACCACAAAACAGTAAAAGGGAGCTTTCTGAAATGGCGGCGGTGATTTCAATATTCAGAGATCTATCTCAGGAATATTGCCTTACATGTGTGCCTATGCCCCTGTAACCTTTTTATGTATTTTAGATCTGCCATGATACGATTTGTAAAACGACGGAAGGACATGAGTTATGGTCTAAAAGTGGTGATTTGGGGTATTAATTTTAGGAAGGAAATCGTGCCAGAGATGTTGTTTGGTCAGTAGGGAGGTTGGGAAATAGTTTTTTCAAGGGTAGAAGGACATTTCGAGTAGGCATTGAAAATGAACGAAAGGCAATTCTGGGACGATACCAAGGATTGTTGTGAATGATGCAGACAAAgcgtgtgggtttttttttataaatcagTGCAGAATTTAATCTTGAGTGAAGCGGTATGTTTTTGAAGAACTCTTCAAAACAATCTTCGTTCTGTTGAAtaggagggtgtgtgtgtgtggggggggggggggggggggggcataatgGCGTGTGCCCGATTTCAACAGAAAAACTAGGAAGATCTATCGTAGAtctgaaaataaataattcaGTGATGAACAAAGATtaatttgtttgtgcgtgtgtgtgtgtgtgtgtgtgtgtgtgtgtgtgtgtgtgtgtgtgtgcgcacgcgcgaTACCCGTGATGAGGCGACCATTGTGTAGTGGCTATGTTCCCCAGGCTCCAACAGAAGCAGGCTGAAATCGAATTCTGTGAATGTGATGCTTTCTCAGAAATATCCAAAAATGCATGCACAACAGTTCCCTTCTTTTGATTGATGTTTGGTCTGTTTTGTTTCGCAACATGGGACACTGTTCAAAAGACAGTGCAGGAGTATTTTCAAACACCTTGAGGAGACAGGACATTGTTTCTGTTTCACAGTGGCCAGGTCAGTCACGATGTGTGGTCAGTGTTAAAAAGCGACCCTGTTAGATTCACTCGAAGGGTACTAACACTGCATGCATTGTGAAACCGCGACTAATGgtactgttcgtgttgtttttgtaaaGCATGGTAAGTTTTGTGCATACATAAGAATCAcccgtttttttgtgtgtctcctATGTGAACGGGGCATGCTGTTATGATTACAGTGTGATCTACTGTTTCAGGTGTCAGTGCGGACATTGCTGCCGGATGCCAacttctgttgagtgtgtgtgttgccacGACGTcagacaaatcaaacagaaggtAGAAGGCCTGGAAGAGCAGGTAGGCTGCATCACAGCACATCCTGGCTTTCGTACCGTGTGCCTGGACATCTACTGCCTGGAGACCGCATACTATGCGTACAAGCAGGACTACGGGCGTCTAAACTTCGATCTGCATGAGTatgtaacacaacacaaatcagAAGATTATCATTCGGATATATTTGCATATTCTTACACTGACAAGAGAGTGAAATACCCTGTAGTACATTGTATTACACAAATAAACAGATCGGATACGTAAACTAGACACAAATACATCGAATCTAATTAAATCttcattataaacattaacaGTGGAAAATAACAGCAACTGGGAAACAATAGCATTTGTGTGAAATAAATACAAAACCTATTGTAAGACTGAACACCCACCCACAAACTTTTCAAGATACAATTTAATTGATGTGGGATTCTTCAGTATGTACACTTCTTACTTGCCGGTGTAGCACGATATTAAtcctacgagatttttactccggagtaaaaaattcGTACGAATATGTTACTCTACTCATACGTGAGAaagttactccccacgacaggtgtactccgattaaaaaaaatgacgaaCAAAATTGTAACTCCCCTGACAAATAATTAACTAATACATTAATCCACCCTATCCACATAATTATCAGTATGATTAGAGCTTGTTCATTTTTCTTAAGTTTTGACATCGGAAATGTACCTCATTGCTTAGAATGGGTGTGTAGCTGATGATCGTTGGTGAAAGCCTACAGTAATAGAACTTGGCGGACATTGGTCATAGTTCGATAACTGCCTGCATACAGTATACCTACATAACAGATTCCAACA carries:
- the LOC138967361 gene encoding uncharacterized protein, with protein sequence MATHSIYSSEEEEEYDGPRLSQAIVLPTSLNHGRKTRKEGHKTLLVTEPACRIGNTDWCQCGHCCRMPTSVECVCCHDVRQIKQKVEGLEEQVGCITAHPGFRTVCLDIYCLETAYYAYKQDYGRLNFDLHEKYRYVAYRQLVRWCWGFLGKSIRVPLPACAVKTIRDTFPDGGRVGFKLPQLEGIV